The DNA region CCGTTCTCTCGTTTCATGGAACGCTGCCTTTACGCTCCTGGCCTCGGTTATTACAGCGCCGGCAAGACCAAGTTCGGCGCGGACGGCGACTTCGTCACGGCACCGGAACTGGGGACCTTGTTCGCCCGTTGCGTCGTGCGCGCGTTCGAGCCGGTGCTGGCGTCGCTCGGCCCCGACGCGGATTTTCTCGAGATCGGCGGCGGCAGCGGCGCGTTCGCCGAGGCAGCCCTGCTGGCGCTCGAGGCAGCGGGTGTCGTGCCTCGCCGATTCATGATCCTGGAACCCAGCGCCGACCTGCGCGAGCGTCAGCGCGAACGACTGCATGCGAACCTTCCTGCCGGGCTTGCGGCACGTGCCGTATGGCTCGACGGTCCACTCGAGGAGGAGTGGGACGGCGTGATCTTCGCCAACGAAGTGATCGACGCGCTGCCGACGACGCGGTTTACCGCGCGCGACGGAGAAATCTACGAGGAGTACGTGATCCTCGACGGCGATGGCCGCTTCATGCGTAGCGATCGTCCGGCGGATGCGCTTGTCGGCGGCGCCGTCCGTCACGTGGAGCGTGACCTCGGGCGCGAATTCGACGCGGGTTACCGGACGGAAATTCTTCCGCAGCTGCCGTACTGGATGCAGGCGGTGGCGGGCACGTTGCGCCGTGGCGCGATGGTGTTCGCCGACTACGGCTACACCCGCAGTGAGTACTACCTGCCTGAGCGCACCGACGGGACGCTGCGTGCGTTTTATCGGCATCGTGCGCATGGCGACGCGTTCTTTCTTCCGGGACTGCAGGATCTGACGGCATCGGTCGACTTCACGGCGCTTGCGGAGGCGGGAAATAACGCCGGGTTCGGTGTCGCCGCGTATCTCCCTCAGGCGCAGTTTCTGATCGCGGCGGGGATGCAGGAGTTCTTCGAGGACGATTACCTGCGGCTCAGCGATGAGGCGGCGCGCTTTCGTCTGTCGCAGGAAGTGAAGAAGCTGACCCTGCCCGATCAGATGGGGGAGCGGTTTCAGGTGATGATGTTCGCCAAGGGCGTGGATCCGGCGGCGTTGCCGGTTGCGGTGTTGGCGGCGGATCAGGGGGCTCGGCTTTAAGGCTTAAGCACCGACGCGATGGCTGACGCCTGGGCTTTTTTCATGGCCTCGCCGATCGCCGGGCCTTGCAGGCCTTTTTCGACGAAGGGTTGTGAGGTAACGGCCGCGGCGGCCTGGCGACAGGCGCGCAGGAAATCGGCTTGCGGGTAGGGGGCGTCAGTGTTGCCGCCGCGGCCGCGCTTGTCGGCCATGCAGGCAAGGAGGAAGGTCTCGAGACGTTCCGGTCGGCGTAGCGCGCCGAGTGCTTCGAGCAGGCGCAGAATCGTGGTCGGCTTCAGCTCGAGCGCCATGTGTGCGTTGAGGTGGTGTTTGCAGACCATCTCCGCCATGAAGGCGTATTCCGCCGGCACTTTGAGTCGCGCGGAGATCTCGCGCACGGGCTCGATGCCGCGCTGCTCATGCATGATGTGGCGAGGCAGGACGTCCGCCGGTGTCAGCGCCTTGCCGAGGTCGTGGGTAAGGGCGCAGAAGCCGACCAGAGCGTCGCCGGGCGCGAGCGCGGCCGCGGCATCCAGCACCATTTCGATGTGGATGCCCGTGTCGACTTCCGGGTGGTATTCGGGACGTTGCGGTACGCCGTACAGCGCGTCCACTTCCGGGAACAGCACGCGCAACGCGCCGCTATCCCGAAGCACACGCACGAAGACCGACGGCGCCGGTTCGGCGAGTGCCTTGCGGGTCTCGGCCCATACGCGCTCGGGAACGAGATGGTCGATTTCACCGTCGTCGACCATGCGTCGCATCAGCGCCATGGTGTCCTCCGCTACGGTGAAGCCCAGCGGAGCGTAACGTGCGGCGAAGCGCGCAACGCGCAGCAGGCGGACCGGATCTTCGGCGAAGGCATCCGACACATGACGCAACGTGCGTGTCTCGATGTCGCCTACGCCACCGAACGGGTCCACCAGCGTGCCGTCCTCGTGCTGGGCGATGGCGTTGATGGTCAGGTCGCGGCGCTCGAGGTCCTGCTCCACCGTGACGGACGGATCGGCGTGAAACGCGAACCCGTGATATC from Luteibacter mycovicinus includes:
- a CDS encoding class I SAM-dependent methyltransferase; protein product: MNTRLPEPSADERAHSEHLTSLLREEIAAHGPMPFSRFMERCLYAPGLGYYSAGKTKFGADGDFVTAPELGTLFARCVVRAFEPVLASLGPDADFLEIGGGSGAFAEAALLALEAAGVVPRRFMILEPSADLRERQRERLHANLPAGLAARAVWLDGPLEEEWDGVIFANEVIDALPTTRFTARDGEIYEEYVILDGDGRFMRSDRPADALVGGAVRHVERDLGREFDAGYRTEILPQLPYWMQAVAGTLRRGAMVFADYGYTRSEYYLPERTDGTLRAFYRHRAHGDAFFLPGLQDLTASVDFTALAEAGNNAGFGVAAYLPQAQFLIAAGMQEFFEDDYLRLSDEAARFRLSQEVKKLTLPDQMGERFQVMMFAKGVDPAALPVAVLAADQGARL
- a CDS encoding multifunctional CCA addition/repair protein, with translation MDIYLVGGAVRDQLLGRPVVDRDWVVVGATPEAMLAAGYKAVGKDFPVFLHGETKEEYALARTERKTGRGYHGFAFHADPSVTVEQDLERRDLTINAIAQHEDGTLVDPFGGVGDIETRTLRHVSDAFAEDPVRLLRVARFAARYAPLGFTVAEDTMALMRRMVDDGEIDHLVPERVWAETRKALAEPAPSVFVRVLRDSGALRVLFPEVDALYGVPQRPEYHPEVDTGIHIEMVLDAAAALAPGDALVGFCALTHDLGKALTPADVLPRHIMHEQRGIEPVREISARLKVPAEYAFMAEMVCKHHLNAHMALELKPTTILRLLEALGALRRPERLETFLLACMADKRGRGGNTDAPYPQADFLRACRQAAAAVTSQPFVEKGLQGPAIGEAMKKAQASAIASVLKP